One window of Vespula pensylvanica isolate Volc-1 chromosome 17, ASM1446617v1, whole genome shotgun sequence genomic DNA carries:
- the LOC122635186 gene encoding uncharacterized protein LOC122635186 isoform X3, which yields MTLTMISTNVSPINQLVEFSLRLIGLWPGYSYVIVHRFLWVITMCLILFFQYWYIVIHLTSGDLPDLMDCLSITMSNSVFFIKLIILWMKNRVFDDILKMMTDDWLDSIDKKENHETMSNRVQLSQRYSRLFVSSYSIGLIFFSSFALFTQEKQLILKMELPFDITKSPIYELVNIVIFLQEFMATSMSSMLSALLVTLSLDSEQRNVILAKTIPYYVLANLEAFALCYAGEYLSSKSTDIERAAYHSNWYELDPSESRFLLLLMIRSQKRFVITAGKFMDLSLEVFASMLKASGSYVSVLYAMY from the exons ATGACGTTGACGATGATATCTACTAACGTCAGTCCGATAAATCAACTGGTAGAGTTCAGTCTTCGTCTTATTGGTCTCTGGCCAGGTTATTCCTATGTAATAGTTCATCGTTTTTTATGGGTAATAACCAtgtgtttaatattattctttcaatattgGTACATCGTTATACATTTGACGTCTGGCGACTTGCCAGATCTTATGGATTGTTTGAGTATAACAATGTCGAATAGcgtgttttttattaaattaattatactctGGATGAAAAATCG TGTTTTCgatgatattttgaaaatgatgaCCGATGATTGGTTGGATTCtatcgataaaaaggaaaatcatgAAACGATGTCTAATAGAGTACAGTTGTCACAACGTTATTCGAGATTATTCGTCAGTTCTTATTCCATAGggcttatttttttctcatctttcgcATTGTTCACGCAAGAAAAACAGCTGATACTTAAGATGGAATTACCTTTCGACATTACGAAATCACCGATCTACGAATTGGTCAATATCGTTATATTCCTTCAAGAATTTATGGCTACGTCTATGTCAAGTATGCTAAGTGCATTACTTGTGACTTTg tcaTTAGATTCCGAGCAAAGAAACGTAATCTTAGCAAAAACTATACCTTATTACGTTCTTGCGAATCTCGAAGCATTTGCACTTTGTTACGCCGGTGAATATCTAAGTTCTAAG AGCACAGATATCGAGAGAGCAGCTTATCATTCAAATTGGTACGAATTGGATCCAAGTGAAAGTCGATTTCTATTGCTTCTAATGATCAGATCACAAAAACGATTTGTCATAACTGCTGGAAAGTTTATGGATTTATCGTTGGAAGTGTTCGCAAGc ATGTTAAAAGCATCTGGATCATACGTGTCAGTTCTTTACGCGATGTATTAA
- the LOC122635186 gene encoding odorant receptor 85c-like isoform X1, with protein MTLTMISTNVSPINQLVEFSLRLIGLWPGYSYVIVHRFLWVITMCLILFFQYWYIVIHLTSGDLPDLMDCLSITMSNSVFFIKLIILWMKNRVFDDILKMMTDDWLDSIDKKENHETMSNRVQLSQRYSRLFVSSYSIGLIFFSSFALFTQEKQLILKMELPFDITKSPIYELVNIVIFLQEFMATSMSSMLSALLVTLILHVDGQVEIICHQLSDISSLIQKGKSCSKILKLSIYKHQRIINFTDNIENIFTYIALIQFLSNTLVICSLGFLIITSLDSEQRNVILAKTIPYYVLANLEAFALCYAGEYLSSKSTDIERAAYHSNWYELDPSESRFLLLLMIRSQKRFVITAGKFMDLSLEVFASMLKASGSYVSVLYAMY; from the exons ATGACGTTGACGATGATATCTACTAACGTCAGTCCGATAAATCAACTGGTAGAGTTCAGTCTTCGTCTTATTGGTCTCTGGCCAGGTTATTCCTATGTAATAGTTCATCGTTTTTTATGGGTAATAACCAtgtgtttaatattattctttcaatattgGTACATCGTTATACATTTGACGTCTGGCGACTTGCCAGATCTTATGGATTGTTTGAGTATAACAATGTCGAATAGcgtgttttttattaaattaattatactctGGATGAAAAATCG TGTTTTCgatgatattttgaaaatgatgaCCGATGATTGGTTGGATTCtatcgataaaaaggaaaatcatgAAACGATGTCTAATAGAGTACAGTTGTCACAACGTTATTCGAGATTATTCGTCAGTTCTTATTCCATAGggcttatttttttctcatctttcgcATTGTTCACGCAAGAAAAACAGCTGATACTTAAGATGGAATTACCTTTCGACATTACGAAATCACCGATCTACGAATTGGTCAATATCGTTATATTCCTTCAAGAATTTATGGCTACGTCTATGTCAAGTATGCTAAGTGCATTACTTGTGACTTTg ATACTACACGTTGATGGTCAAGTCGAGATAATATGTCATCAATTATCAGATATATCGTCGTTGATTCAAAAAGGCAAATCCTGTAGTAAGATATTAAAACTTTCGATTTACAAACATCAAAGGATCATCAATTTTACggataatatagaaaatatatttacgtatatagcacttattcaatttttatcgaatacaCTTGTTATATGTTCTCTCGGATTTTTGATAATTAcg tcaTTAGATTCCGAGCAAAGAAACGTAATCTTAGCAAAAACTATACCTTATTACGTTCTTGCGAATCTCGAAGCATTTGCACTTTGTTACGCCGGTGAATATCTAAGTTCTAAG AGCACAGATATCGAGAGAGCAGCTTATCATTCAAATTGGTACGAATTGGATCCAAGTGAAAGTCGATTTCTATTGCTTCTAATGATCAGATCACAAAAACGATTTGTCATAACTGCTGGAAAGTTTATGGATTTATCGTTGGAAGTGTTCGCAAGc ATGTTAAAAGCATCTGGATCATACGTGTCAGTTCTTTACGCGATGTATTAA
- the LOC122635186 gene encoding odorant receptor 85c-like isoform X2, producing MTLTMISTNVSPINQLVEFSLRLIGLWPGYSYVIVHRFLWVITMCLILFFQYWYIVIHLTSGDLPDLMDCLSITMSNSVFFIKLIILWMKNRVFDDILKMMTDDWLDSIDKKENHETMSNRVQLSQRYSRLFVSSYSIGLIFFSSFALFTQEKQLILKMELPFDITKSPIYELVNIVIFLQEFMATSMSSMLSALLVTLILHVDGQVEIICHQLSDISSLIQKGKSCSKILKLSIYKHQRIINFTDNIENIFTYIALIQFLSNTLVICSLGFLIITSLDSEQRNVILAKTIPYYVLANLEAFALCYAGEYLSSKSTDIERAAYHSNWYELDPSESRFLLLLMIRSQKRFVITAGKFMDLSLEVFASVFFGL from the exons ATGACGTTGACGATGATATCTACTAACGTCAGTCCGATAAATCAACTGGTAGAGTTCAGTCTTCGTCTTATTGGTCTCTGGCCAGGTTATTCCTATGTAATAGTTCATCGTTTTTTATGGGTAATAACCAtgtgtttaatattattctttcaatattgGTACATCGTTATACATTTGACGTCTGGCGACTTGCCAGATCTTATGGATTGTTTGAGTATAACAATGTCGAATAGcgtgttttttattaaattaattatactctGGATGAAAAATCG TGTTTTCgatgatattttgaaaatgatgaCCGATGATTGGTTGGATTCtatcgataaaaaggaaaatcatgAAACGATGTCTAATAGAGTACAGTTGTCACAACGTTATTCGAGATTATTCGTCAGTTCTTATTCCATAGggcttatttttttctcatctttcgcATTGTTCACGCAAGAAAAACAGCTGATACTTAAGATGGAATTACCTTTCGACATTACGAAATCACCGATCTACGAATTGGTCAATATCGTTATATTCCTTCAAGAATTTATGGCTACGTCTATGTCAAGTATGCTAAGTGCATTACTTGTGACTTTg ATACTACACGTTGATGGTCAAGTCGAGATAATATGTCATCAATTATCAGATATATCGTCGTTGATTCAAAAAGGCAAATCCTGTAGTAAGATATTAAAACTTTCGATTTACAAACATCAAAGGATCATCAATTTTACggataatatagaaaatatatttacgtatatagcacttattcaatttttatcgaatacaCTTGTTATATGTTCTCTCGGATTTTTGATAATTAcg tcaTTAGATTCCGAGCAAAGAAACGTAATCTTAGCAAAAACTATACCTTATTACGTTCTTGCGAATCTCGAAGCATTTGCACTTTGTTACGCCGGTGAATATCTAAGTTCTAAG AGCACAGATATCGAGAGAGCAGCTTATCATTCAAATTGGTACGAATTGGATCCAAGTGAAAGTCGATTTCTATTGCTTCTAATGATCAGATCACAAAAACGATTTGTCATAACTGCTGGAAAGTTTATGGATTTATCGTTGGAAGTGTTCGCAAGc GTTTTCTTTGGACTATAA
- the LOC122635190 gene encoding odorant receptor 2a-like, with protein MAENHLSCKKIFESLIKCHQRVITFAENIENIFSYIALMQFLSNTLVIGLLGFLIVTSLDSEQRSVILARTIPYYILVNLEAFVLCFAGEFIRSKSIAIEKAAYECNWYELDPKESKSLLLLIIRSQKRFKITAGKFMELSLERFARMLNASASYVSVLYASY; from the exons ATGGCGGAGAATCATTTGTCgtgtaagaaaatttttgaatcGTTGATCAAATGCCATCAGAGGGTCATTACATTTGCCgagaatatcgaaaatatattttcttacatcGCACTGATgcaatttctttcgaatactTTGGTGATCGGACTATTGGGTTTCCTAATCGTCACG TCACTAGATTCCGAGCAAAGGTCTGTAATATTGGCAAGGACTATTCCCTATTATATTCTAGTGAATTTGGAGGCCTTCGTTCTTTGCTTTGCTGGAGAATTTATTAGATCCaag agcATAGCTATCGAGAAAGCAGCTTATGAATGTAATTGGTACGAACTTGATCcgaaagaaagtaaatctttattattactgaTAATCAGATCCCAGAAAAGATTTAAGATCACCGCAGGCAAGTTTATGGAGTTATCCTTAGAAAGATTCGCACGA ATGTTGAATGCCTCTGCCTCGTACGTTTCTGTACTTTACGCgagttattaa